One window from the genome of Lepisosteus oculatus isolate fLepOcu1 chromosome 21, fLepOcu1.hap2, whole genome shotgun sequence encodes:
- the mybpc3 gene encoding myosin-binding protein C, cardiac-type: MPEPAKKATSALTKKPKGAEAVVGGSVVFEAETEKKETKVKWQKNSVDIVENDKYVITADGNKHSLTVKNVTKEDELVYAVIAGSSKVKFELKVKDQEKADEGAAISPPAPEHPAQEGSEPEVLPDSQQPDTRQDLTGLFLEKPQSGEVTVGENITFTAKVGSANLLKKPTVKWFKGKWMDLASKAGKHLQLKEVYDRNLKVYTFEMHIIGAKANYAGGYRCEVSSRDKFDSCNFELIVHEARAVEEVDIRAAFRRTSCDGGEEAGELDFSALLKKSSFLKASNRAVQVNAQPEIDVWDILRKAPPTEYEKIAFQYGITDLRGMLKRLKKMKKEEKKSAAFLKKLDPAYQVEKGHKIKLVTEVANPDAEVKWLKNGQEIHPTGSKYIFENIGNKRILTINHCSLADDAAYACVIGDEKCVTELFVKEPPVLIVRPLEDQMAMKGDRVEFECEVSEEGAHVKWEKDGVELTREETFKYRFKKDGRKHFLIINEATKEDIGHYRAKTNGGESVAELMVQEKELEVYQNIADLTVKAKDQAVFKCEVSDENVKGIWYKNGVEVTADQRIHITHIGRIHKLTIDDVKPEDEGDYTFVPEGYAFNLSAKLNFLEVKIDYVPRQDPPKIHLDCVGHLPETTIIVVAGNKLRLDVPISGDPAPTVVWTKADKVISDSDGRVHVESCRDHCTFTIEGAERQDEGVYTVVVRNPAGEDTADIAVKVVDVPDPPEAPTIISVGEDSCVVQWEPPKFDGGQPILGYVLERKKKKSYRWMRLNFDLHKELTYEAKRMIEGVAYEMRVYAVNAIGMSRHSPASQPFVPVAPTSEPTGLAIDDISDTTISLKWRPPERLGSAGLDGYIVEYCKEGSDEWVPAFEGLTERTSVIIRDLPTGEKMQFRVRAVNVAGSSAPATLSQPVTIREIMQRPKIWIPRSLRQTLIKKVGETVNIVIPFQGKPRPKVTWTKDDQALDPKQVSVRNSDTDTILFIRRADRKDSGNYELQVQIENMEDKATINIQVVDKPGPPQNLKITDVWGFNVALEWKPPKDNGNMEITGYTIQKADKKTMEWFTVYEQYRRTNCVVSDLIMGNEYIFRVFTANLCGLSEEPCVSKDSAYIQKTGIVYKPPVYKEHDFSEAPKFTHPLVNRSVISGYNATLSCAVRGSPKPKVTWYKNKMDISNEPKYRMFSKQGVLTLEIRKPCPFDGGVYTCKAVNERGEALVECKLEVRVSQ; the protein is encoded by the exons CTTCTGCGCTCACGAAGAAGCCCAAGGGCGCGGAGGCAGTGGTGGGCGGATCAGTGGTGTTCGAAGCAGAGACGGAGAAGAAGGAAACGAAGGTGAAATGGCAGAAAAACTCCGTTGACATTGTTGAAAACGACAAATACGTCATCACCGCGGACGGGAACAAGCATTCCCTCACCGTTAAGAACGTCACCAAGGAAGATGAACTCGTTTACGCAGTGATTGCTGGGAGTTCAAAGGTTAAATTTGAACTCAAGGTGAAGGATCAAG AGAAAGCGGATGAAGGCGCCGCCATCTCTCCACCTGCTCCAGAACACCCGGCCCAAGAGGGCAGCGAGCCAGAAG TTCTTCCGGACAGTCAGCAGCctgacacaaggcaggatctGACCGGCCTCTTTCTTGAGAAGCCCCAGAGTGGAGAGGTGACTGTGG GTGAGAATATCACGTTCACTGCCAAAGTGGGCTCCGCCAACCTGCTGAAGAAGCCCACCGTGAAGTGGTTTAAAGGGAAGTGGATGGACTTGGCCAGCAAAGCAGGCAAACACCTGCAGCTGAAGGAGGTCTACGACAGGAACTTGAAG GTGTACACCTTCGAGATGCACATCATCGGGGCCAAGGCCAACTACGCCGGCGGGTATCGATGCGAAGTCTCGTCCAGGGACAAGTTCGACAGCTGCAACTTTGAGCTCATCGTGCACG AGGCCCGCGCTGTTGAAGAAGTGGACATCAGAGCTGCTTTTCGACGCAC TAGCTGCGATGGAGGAGAGGAAGCAGGGGAACTTGATTTTAGCGCTTTGCTGAAGAAGAG cagttttttaaaagcctCAAACCG AGCAGTCCAGGTGAACGCGCAGCCCGAGATCGACGTCTGGGACATCTTGCGCAAGGCGCCGCCTACCGAGTACGAGAAGATCGCTTTCCAGTACGGCATCACGGACCTGCGGGGCATGCTGAAGAGGCTGAAGAAGATGAAGAAGGAGGAGAAGAAGAGCGCCG CTTTCCTGAAGAAACTGGACCCCGCGTACCAAGTGGAGAAGGGTCACAAGATCAAATTGGTCACCGAAGTGGCCAACCCCGACGCAGAGGTGAAGTGGCTGAAGAATGGCCAGGAAATTCACCCCACCGGCAG CAA GTACATCTTCGAAAACATCGGTAACAAGCGGATTCTCACCATCAACCACTGCTCGCTGGCGGACGACGCTGCCTACGCGTGCGTCATCGGAGACGAGAAATGCGTCACCGAGCTCTTCGTCAAGG aGCCCCCAGTTCTCATAGTGCGCCCCCTGGAGGACCAAATGGCGATGAAGGGCGACAGGGTGGAGTTTGAGTGCGAGGTGTCTGAGGAGGGAGCCCATGTGAAATG GGAGAAGGATGGGGTGGAGCTGACCCGCGAGGAGACCTTCAAGTACCGGTTCAAGAAGGACGGGAGGAAGCACTTCCTGATCATCAACGAGGCCACCAAGGAAGACATCGGCCACTACAGGGCCAAGACTAATGGAGGGGAATCTGTGGCTGAGCTGATGGTGCAGG agaaagagctggaggtGTACCAGAACATCGCGGACCTGACGGTTAAGGCCAAGGACCAGGCAGTGTTTAAGTGCGAGGTGTCCGACGAGAATGTCAAGGGTATCTGGTACAAGAATGGGGTGGAGGTGACCGCCGACCAGCGGATCCACATCACGCACATCGGAAG GATCCACAAGCTCACGATAGATGACGTGAAGCCCGAGGATGAAGGAGACTACACGTTTGTGCCAGAGGGATATGCCTTCAATCTTTCTGCCAAACTGAACTTCCTAG aGGTCAAGATTGACTATGTTCCCAGACAAG ATCCGCCTAAAATCCACCTGGATTGCGTGGGCCACCTCCCAGAAACCACTATCATCGTGGTGGCGGGGAACAAGCTGCGCCTGGACGTGCCTATCTCTGGGGACCCTGCGCCCACAGTGGTGTGGACCAAAGCCGACAAG GTGATCTCGGACTCGGACGGCCGGGTGCACGTGGAGTCCTGCAGGGACCACTGCACCTTCACCATCGAGGGGGCGGAGAGGCAGGACGAGGGCGTGTACACTGTGGTGGTGCGGAACCCGGCGGGCGAGGACACCGCGGACATCGCCGTCAAGGTCGTGG ATGTCCCTGACCCCCCTGAAGCCCCCACGATCATCAGTGTTGGGGAGGACTCCTGCGTGGTGCAGTGGGAGCCCCCAAAGTTTGACGGCGGTCAGCCAATCCTTG GATACGTGCTGgagaggaagaagaagaagagctACAGGTGGATGAGGCTGAACTTTGACCTCCACAAGGAGCTGACCTACGAGGCGAAGAGGATGATTGAGGGCGTTGCGTATGAAATGCGGGTGTACGCGGTGAACGCCATCGGGATGTCCCGTCACAGTCCAGCATCTCAGCCCTTTGTCCCAGTCG CTCCCACCAGCGAGCCCACAGGCCTGGCCATCGATGACATCAGCGACACCACCATTTCCCTGAAGTGGAGACCCCCAGAGAGGCTGGGCTCAGCTGGCCTGGATGGCTACATTGTGGAGTACTGCAAAGAAGGCT CTGACGAGTGGGTGCCAGCCTTCGAGGGCCTGACGGAGCGCACCTCCGTCATCATCCGGGATCTCCCCACGGGGGAGAAGATGCAGTTTCGCGTGCGAGCCGTCAACGTGGCAGGCAGCAGCGCCCCCGCTACCCTCTCCCAGCCCGTCACCATCCGGGAGATCATGC AACGCCCCAAAATCTGGATTCCTCGAAGCCTGCGCCAGACTCTGATCAAGAAGGTTGGAGAAACAGTCAACATCGTAATTCCTTTCCAG GGCAAGCCTAGGCCAAAGGTCACCTGGACAAAAGACGATCAGGCCCTGGATCCTAAGCAGGTCAGCGTCCGTAACAGTGACACGGACACCATCCTCTTCATTCGCCGAGCTGACCGCAAAGATTCGGGCAACTATGAGCTGCAGGTGCAGATTGAGAACATGGAGGACAAGGCTACCATCAACATTCAAGTTGTGG ACAAGCCCGGCCCTCCCCAGAACCTGAAGATCACAGATGTGTGGGGTTTCAATGTGGCTCTGGAGTGGAAACCGCCGAAGGACAACGGCAACATGGAGATCACAGGCTACACCATCCAGAAGGCCGATAAGAAGACCATG GAGTGGTTCACGGTCTACGAGCAGTACCGCCGTACCAACTGCGTTGTGTCGGACCTCATCATGGGCAACGAGTACATCTTCCGGGTCTTCACCGCGAACCTGTGTGGCCTCAGTGAAGAGCCCTGCGTGTCCAAGGACAGCGCGTACATCCAGAAGACAG GGATTGTGTATAAACCACCTGTCTACAAGGAGCATGACTTCAGTGAAGCCCCCAAGTTCACTCACCCCCTGGTGAACCGCTCAGTGATCTCGGGCTACAACGCCACTCTGAGCTGTGCTGTCCGAGGCTCGCCCAAG CCTAAAGTGACCTGGTACAAGAACAAAATGGACATCAGCAACGAGCCCAAGTACAGGATGTTCAGTAAGCAGGGGGTGCTGACCCTGGAAATTCGGAAGCCCTGTCCCTTCGATGGAGGGGTGTACACCTGCAAGGCCGTCAACGAACGGGGGGAGGCTTTGGTGGAGTGCAAGctggaggtcagag TTtcccagtaa